A genomic region of Methanobacterium sp. SMA-27 contains the following coding sequences:
- a CDS encoding nucleoside deaminase, with amino-acid sequence MKEKNHLYMKEAIKEAKISLKESGIPIGAVLVENKNIIGRGHNKLLQDDSTILHAEMDCIENAGRLKGVDYKKCTLYTTLSPCEMCSGTIILYKIPRVVMGENKTLKGSEEYLIENGVEVINMDLDECKIILENFIQKNPDLWNEEIERVRD; translated from the coding sequence ATGAAAGAAAAAAATCACCTATACATGAAAGAAGCAATAAAAGAGGCGAAAATATCTTTAAAGGAAAGTGGAATTCCAATAGGGGCGGTTCTTGTTGAAAACAAGAATATTATAGGTAGGGGGCATAACAAGCTCTTACAAGATGATTCAACAATTTTACATGCTGAAATGGATTGTATTGAAAATGCTGGGAGACTTAAAGGGGTAGATTATAAAAAATGCACATTATATACTACATTATCACCATGTGAAATGTGTTCTGGTACAATAATTCTTTATAAAATTCCTAGAGTAGTAATGGGTGAAAATAAAACATTGAAAGGTTCAGAAGAATATTTGATTGAAAATGGTGTAGAAGTAATTAACATGGATCTTGATGAGTGCAAGATTATTCTTGAAAATTTTATTCAAAAAAACCCTGATCTGTGGAATGAAGAGATTGAAAGAGTACGTGATTAA
- a CDS encoding helix-turn-helix domain-containing protein gives MYPTKNQKEMVNKHFGACRYVYNWGLDYKNRTYKETGKSISRFALNKEITLLKQSSMAQRN, from the coding sequence ATGTATCCGACTAAAAACCAAAAAGAAATGGTTAACAAACATTTTGGAGCATGTCGATACGTGTATAATTGGGGATTAGACTATAAAAATCGAACATATAAGGAAACTGGTAAATCAATATCCCGTTTCGCTCTTAACAAAGAAATAACATTACTCAAACAAAGTAGTATGGCTCAAAGAAATTAA
- the queC gene encoding 7-cyano-7-deazaguanine synthase QueC encodes MESKKKIAISVLSGGLDSTVATATFKDTHHIHALTFNYGQKSAEMEIKSALAVCKEIGAEHTVIDLPWLAELGKSALTSDRDIPEPTGEDLDDKDVSIETAHSVWVPGRNIVFTSIANSFAESEGASIIIVGWDHEEAVTFPDNSKEFLNAFNNVIDVGSFDKIKIKAPLIDMDKESIVKLGNDVGAPLNLSYSCYKGFESHCGVCESCMRRIRAFERAEVEDKTVYSRH; translated from the coding sequence ATGGAATCAAAGAAAAAAATTGCAATATCAGTACTTTCTGGAGGTTTAGACTCCACAGTTGCTACTGCTACATTTAAAGATACTCATCATATACATGCTTTAACATTCAACTACGGTCAAAAAAGTGCTGAAATGGAAATTAAATCAGCACTTGCAGTTTGTAAAGAAATTGGTGCAGAACATACGGTTATAGATTTACCATGGCTTGCAGAACTTGGGAAATCTGCATTAACATCGGACAGAGATATTCCTGAACCAACTGGAGAAGATCTGGATGATAAAGATGTTTCAATTGAAACTGCTCACAGTGTGTGGGTTCCAGGGCGTAATATAGTCTTCACATCCATAGCAAATTCATTTGCAGAGTCAGAAGGAGCAAGTATCATCATTGTTGGTTGGGACCATGAGGAAGCAGTAACGTTTCCTGATAACTCTAAAGAGTTTTTAAATGCATTTAATAATGTTATAGATGTGGGTTCGTTCGATAAAATAAAAATTAAAGCTCCACTAATTGATATGGATAAAGAAAGCATAGTTAAGTTGGGAAATGATGTAGGGGCGCCACTAAATTTAAGTTATTCCTGTTATAAAGGTTTTGAATCTCATTGTGGTGTTTGTGAATCTTGTATGAGGCGTATAAGGGCATTTGAAAGGGCTGAAGTAGAGGATAAAACCGTTTATTCTAGACATTAA
- a CDS encoding MJ1244 family protein has product MKVHLRVFVEIENLGKAINALTDAGITGFYILEYKGMSPQDWKGFSIKEDPKSTIGLIRDYAQDAVLVCSVVDEDRVDNIVESVQESLEGEKYTILEVPIRRIIVSYGGNKKKTDEKAEPWLLEKEVPCFYCDEKAVQRIRIDKNKAKIWCTNCGASRYYTLKTTENPGE; this is encoded by the coding sequence TTGAAGGTACATCTTCGTGTCTTTGTTGAGATTGAAAATCTGGGAAAGGCCATTAACGCCCTTACGGATGCAGGAATAACTGGTTTTTACATTTTAGAGTATAAAGGAATGTCTCCTCAAGATTGGAAAGGTTTTTCAATAAAAGAAGACCCAAAATCTACAATAGGCTTAATAAGAGATTATGCGCAAGACGCTGTATTAGTATGTAGCGTTGTTGATGAGGATAGAGTTGATAATATTGTTGAATCTGTACAAGAATCCCTTGAAGGAGAAAAATATACCATATTGGAAGTTCCAATTAGAAGAATAATTGTAAGCTACGGTGGCAATAAGAAGAAAACAGATGAAAAAGCAGAGCCATGGTTGCTTGAAAAGGAAGTTCCCTGTTTTTATTGTGATGAAAAAGCAGTACAAAGAATACGGATAGATAAAAATAAAGCTAAAATATGGTGCACTAATTGTGGGGCATCACGATATTATACATTAAAAACAACTGAGAATCCTGGGGAGTGA
- a CDS encoding FAD-binding oxidoreductase, with the protein MTDFDVNRNSGSFWMKTCPKTNFNPLKNGLKVDTVILGGGIAGITTATLLKDLGYSIAIIESDRIVKDVTLGTTAKISVAPNMIYNNLIKNLGQVKAQMYATANGKALEKIGDIVFNKKIECEFHRTPLYIYTESQDKVEKIKEEFLAAKKLQLPVSYTNNIPLPFKTIAGLKYENQAQFHPRKYLLGLAEDLNGENNYIFEKTRAITVKEGAINEVVTDKGSIFADNVVITTHTPVYDPDNLKSHLHPARSYVLDLYINGEFPDGMFIDFDPVHTYRTTPTEKGTLIIVAGEHSDMRVQNLNEYYMRLENYAREHLDIKSIEYRWSSHDNSSDDGLPLIGKTSSENIYVATGFGFWGMNNGTTSAMIISDMIDGKNNPLITLFDPLRFKSG; encoded by the coding sequence ATGACTGATTTCGATGTAAATAGAAATTCAGGATCATTCTGGATGAAAACATGCCCTAAAACAAATTTTAATCCTCTTAAAAATGGATTAAAGGTTGATACTGTAATACTCGGGGGAGGAATTGCAGGAATCACTACAGCAACACTATTAAAAGATTTAGGGTACAGTATCGCGATAATAGAGTCAGATAGAATTGTAAAAGACGTTACTTTAGGTACGACTGCTAAAATTAGCGTTGCACCCAATATGATATATAATAACCTAATAAAAAATTTAGGTCAAGTTAAAGCCCAAATGTATGCCACAGCAAATGGAAAAGCCTTGGAAAAAATAGGAGATATAGTATTTAATAAAAAAATAGAATGTGAATTCCATCGCACTCCCCTCTACATTTACACAGAGTCTCAGGATAAAGTTGAAAAAATAAAAGAAGAATTTCTAGCAGCAAAAAAACTTCAACTACCTGTTTCCTACACCAATAACATCCCATTACCTTTTAAAACTATAGCTGGGCTAAAGTATGAAAATCAAGCCCAATTTCATCCACGAAAATATCTTCTTGGGTTGGCTGAGGATTTAAATGGTGAAAATAATTACATCTTTGAAAAAACTCGTGCAATTACCGTTAAAGAAGGTGCTATTAATGAAGTTGTTACTGATAAAGGATCTATATTTGCAGATAACGTGGTAATTACAACCCACACCCCTGTTTATGATCCTGATAATTTGAAATCCCATTTGCATCCTGCTAGATCCTATGTTCTTGATTTATATATTAATGGAGAGTTTCCAGATGGAATGTTTATTGATTTTGACCCTGTTCATACCTACCGCACAACACCAACTGAAAAGGGTACACTAATAATAGTTGCCGGAGAACACAGTGATATGCGGGTACAAAATCTGAATGAATATTATATGCGTCTAGAAAACTATGCACGCGAACATTTGGATATTAAATCTATTGAGTATCGTTGGTCTAGCCATGATAATAGCAGTGATGATGGTTTGCCACTGATTGGTAAGACTTCATCTGAAAATATATACGTTGCAACGGGTTTTGGTTTTTGGGGAATGAATAATGGAACTACATCTGCAATGATTATTTCTGACATGATTGATGGTAAAAATAACCCTTTAATAACTCTATTTGATCCATTGAGGTTCAAATCAGGATAA
- a CDS encoding transposase — protein MKTKLHRQFKGKQQTATISMANTGKYYISILIDDEQSLPEKVKFNQKTTVGLDMGLTHFLITSNGVKVDNPHPLKTELRKLKREQRKLSHKQKGSNNLDKQRIKISKIHERI, from the coding sequence GTGAAAACAAAATTACATAGACAATTCAAAGGCAAACAACAAACAGCAACAATCTCAATGGCAAATACTGGTAAATATTATATCAGTATTCTAATTGATGATGAACAATCATTACCTGAGAAGGTAAAATTCAATCAGAAAACCACCGTAGGATTGGATATGGGATTAACCCACTTCTTAATCACTAGTAACGGTGTTAAGGTTGATAATCCACATCCACTTAAAACAGAACTACGTAAACTTAAACGTGAACAACGAAAGTTATCACATAAACAAAAAGGTTCAAATAATCTTGATAAACAACGAATCAAAATATCAAAGATTCATGAACGAATATGA
- a CDS encoding small multi-drug export protein, with amino-acid sequence MVLITDVALVFLMSIFELWIGIPLGLFLNLNPILVAISAAAGSILSAFIIVILGDGLRKKFLKWRYRGKSPNEGRIYDIWKKYGIVGLGLLSPLLFGAPLGAALGIGLGSPRNKLLVWMIIGIIIWSIFITVALTLGLILL; translated from the coding sequence ATGGTCTTAATAACAGACGTGGCCCTTGTTTTTTTAATGAGTATTTTTGAATTATGGATAGGAATACCATTAGGGTTATTTCTAAATTTAAACCCAATATTAGTTGCGATATCTGCAGCAGCAGGTTCAATTTTATCTGCTTTCATAATTGTAATCCTAGGTGATGGTTTAAGAAAAAAGTTTTTGAAATGGCGATACCGGGGAAAATCCCCAAATGAAGGTAGAATATATGATATCTGGAAAAAATATGGTATAGTAGGTTTAGGGTTATTATCTCCGCTCCTTTTTGGAGCACCACTTGGAGCTGCTCTAGGTATTGGTCTTGGATCCCCAAGAAACAAGTTATTAGTGTGGATGATTATTGGAATTATTATTTGGAGTATTTTTATAACTGTGGCTTTAACTTTAGGTTTGATTCTGCTTTGA
- the larC gene encoding nickel pincer cofactor biosynthesis protein LarC: MTVIIDPQNSGISGNMVIGALVDLGLDSEVVIEVMQYYASHFGDIHVDIDKVTKSGISASFVNVKCKDKKPIKYTDLIEVLDGIEHPEVSSDTMKLSKNVFKTLAEAEAKVHGTTIDEVHFHEVGAADAVADVVGAVYCYNKLGMKNEKVYGMPVALGGGRIKAMHGILSVPAPATLEILKNVPVFGGPVNFELTTPTGAALLVNFVDEFTNFYPLIINKNVGYGTGKMELSLPNTLRIIEGNSELESDHVSILETNLDNVTGELMGNIFNILMNKGARDVSIIPTLTKKNRPGYLLRVIAKPVDCDVLSELIIRETGTLGVRVIPFVHRNIASRKIVPVQFHINGIEVEIRIKVGMIGKDIISVKPEYEDVRKVSYERGMPLKEVMDRANQVFNEIYK; this comes from the coding sequence ATGACTGTTATAATAGATCCTCAAAACTCAGGAATTTCTGGCAACATGGTTATTGGAGCTTTGGTTGATTTGGGATTAGATTCTGAAGTTGTAATAGAAGTTATGCAATATTATGCATCACATTTTGGTGATATTCATGTTGATATTGATAAGGTTACAAAATCAGGAATTTCAGCAAGCTTTGTTAATGTGAAATGTAAGGATAAAAAACCAATTAAATATACGGATTTAATTGAAGTTTTAGATGGGATAGAACATCCTGAAGTATCATCCGATACAATGAAACTTTCAAAAAACGTGTTTAAAACCCTTGCAGAAGCAGAGGCCAAAGTTCATGGTACCACAATAGATGAGGTACATTTCCACGAAGTGGGGGCTGCTGATGCAGTAGCAGACGTGGTAGGTGCAGTTTATTGCTACAATAAGCTGGGGATGAAGAATGAGAAGGTCTATGGGATGCCAGTTGCACTTGGTGGAGGTAGAATTAAAGCTATGCATGGAATTCTAAGTGTACCTGCACCGGCAACACTTGAAATCCTGAAAAATGTCCCTGTATTTGGTGGTCCTGTAAATTTTGAGCTCACAACACCAACGGGTGCAGCACTGTTGGTGAATTTTGTTGATGAATTCACCAATTTCTATCCCCTGATAATCAATAAGAATGTGGGTTATGGTACAGGTAAAATGGAACTTTCATTACCCAATACATTGAGGATTATTGAAGGAAATTCAGAACTCGAAAGCGATCATGTATCTATTCTTGAAACCAACCTTGATAATGTAACAGGAGAGTTAATGGGAAATATATTCAATATATTGATGAACAAAGGAGCAAGGGATGTGAGTATAATACCCACATTAACCAAAAAAAATAGGCCAGGATATCTTTTGAGGGTTATAGCAAAGCCTGTAGATTGTGATGTGCTTTCGGAACTGATCATAAGAGAAACAGGTACTCTTGGAGTCAGAGTTATTCCTTTTGTTCACAGAAATATTGCATCAAGAAAAATTGTTCCAGTTCAGTTTCATATCAATGGAATAGAAGTAGAAATTAGGATAAAGGTTGGAATGATTGGAAAGGATATAATAAGTGTAAAACCGGAATACGAAGATGTGCGTAAAGTATCATATGAAAGAGGTATGCCTCTTAAAGAGGTTATGGATCGTGCAAATCAAGTATTTAATGAAATTTATAAATGA
- a CDS encoding inositol-3-phosphate synthase — MKKIKVAIIGIGNCASSLIQGIHYYKDKNPEEAIGLMHWSIGGYTPSDIEVVAAFDIDKRKVGSDVSDAIFAKPNCTQVFCSDIPEMGVEVRMGQVLDGVAPHMADHKNDYTFLVSNEEENDQTEIVKILKESETDVLLNYLPVGSEKATKFYAQCALDAGVSFINNMPVFIVSNPEWAAKFEEKGIPIVGDDIKAQIGATITHRTLANLFRERGVKLERTYQLNTGGNTDFLNMLNRSRLDSKKESKTEAVQSVLAERLDDENIHIGPSDYVTWQKDNKICFLRMEGKTFGDVPMNIELRLSVEDSPNSAGCVIDAIRCCKLALERGIGGQLESISAYTMKHPPKQYTDDIAMEMVDEFIAGKRER; from the coding sequence TTGAAGAAGATAAAAGTAGCGATAATCGGTATTGGTAATTGTGCAAGCTCACTAATACAAGGAATACATTATTATAAAGATAAAAATCCAGAAGAAGCCATTGGATTAATGCACTGGAGCATTGGAGGCTATACTCCTTCAGATATAGAAGTAGTAGCAGCCTTTGATATTGACAAAAGAAAGGTTGGTAGCGATGTAAGCGATGCAATTTTTGCAAAACCCAACTGTACCCAGGTTTTCTGCAGTGATATCCCTGAGATGGGTGTTGAAGTTAGAATGGGCCAAGTATTAGATGGTGTTGCACCACATATGGCAGATCACAAAAACGATTACACATTTCTTGTGTCTAATGAAGAAGAAAATGATCAAACTGAAATTGTCAAGATATTGAAGGAAAGTGAGACAGATGTTCTTCTGAATTATCTTCCAGTAGGTTCTGAAAAAGCAACTAAGTTTTATGCCCAATGCGCACTTGATGCTGGAGTGTCATTTATAAACAATATGCCAGTTTTTATTGTAAGCAACCCCGAATGGGCAGCTAAATTTGAAGAAAAAGGAATACCAATTGTTGGGGATGATATTAAGGCCCAAATTGGTGCAACTATTACTCACAGGACCCTTGCAAATCTGTTTCGTGAAAGGGGAGTGAAACTTGAGCGTACATACCAACTCAATACTGGAGGTAATACCGACTTCCTTAACATGCTAAACCGCAGCAGATTGGATTCAAAGAAAGAATCCAAAACAGAAGCTGTTCAGTCTGTGCTTGCTGAAAGGCTTGACGATGAGAATATCCATATCGGACCTAGTGATTATGTCACATGGCAAAAAGATAATAAGATATGTTTCTTAAGAATGGAAGGTAAGACCTTTGGAGATGTTCCAATGAACATTGAGTTGAGGTTAAGCGTTGAAGACTCTCCAAACTCAGCAGGTTGTGTTATTGATGCAATTAGATGCTGTAAATTGGCACTTGAACGAGGAATTGGCGGACAATTAGAATCTATTTCAGCATACACAATGAAACATCCACCAAAACAATACACAGATGATATTGCAATGGAAATGGTTGATGAGTTCATAGCAGGAAAAAGGGAACGGTAA
- a CDS encoding STT3 domain-containing protein has translation MLYAKVYSQNGFVLVNPLLNSPIGQKIGYPPLFHFLIAALGKLLNIDYMEIARAIQPIIAFFVVLSVTYVAKRFYGTIAGISAGFLMVSSTIIYRIMLPVPENLALIFLPVAVYLYYASIKEKRIKYAFISGILLVLIAATHQAALLCLILIITTFTVVELVIYKNKGVLKNYGAFLLSLIVILVITLLAIIIFKPALIQNLINQGITATLGFGTSLNYNQPLSLLKYLRNFGLLLTVFSVIGAIIAVKMRRKKDVYIFAWIIIMLLLSKAYWIGINVISARVLIYMVIPLSILGGFGVSQIYYRLKDYNRFSSKRFRSAFLICVFLLSTLFGVLNASDPNMGSYFAKTVFGSVQIAPPTSSETDLSNWFKINGDKNKSISISNLYTGVFIAAETGMPINYGFANINNETPKAYFESNNIGYIVYDKRLTLPPDYNTLNRYQANSEMFPLYYYNKILYQNIDKLKPNFTQVVYENNDFIVCKIED, from the coding sequence GTGTTATATGCAAAAGTTTATAGCCAAAATGGATTTGTACTTGTTAATCCTCTTTTAAATTCTCCAATAGGTCAAAAAATTGGATATCCTCCTTTATTCCACTTTTTAATTGCTGCCCTAGGCAAATTATTGAACATTGATTATATGGAAATTGCAAGAGCAATCCAACCTATTATTGCATTTTTCGTTGTCTTATCTGTTACCTACGTTGCAAAGCGATTTTATGGCACAATTGCCGGGATTAGTGCGGGTTTTTTAATGGTATCCAGTACTATAATCTACAGAATCATGCTACCTGTACCTGAAAACCTTGCCCTTATATTTTTACCAGTTGCTGTTTATCTATACTATGCATCTATAAAAGAAAAAAGGATAAAATATGCATTTATATCCGGGATATTACTGGTTTTAATCGCTGCAACACATCAAGCAGCACTTTTATGTTTAATTTTAATAATAACCACATTCACGGTTGTAGAACTAGTAATATATAAAAATAAGGGTGTTTTAAAAAATTATGGAGCTTTCTTACTTTCTCTAATTGTTATACTAGTTATTACTTTGTTAGCAATCATAATTTTCAAACCCGCTTTGATACAGAATTTAATTAACCAAGGGATAACAGCAACATTAGGTTTTGGAACCTCGTTGAACTACAATCAACCATTAAGTCTTCTTAAATATCTTCGTAACTTTGGTTTATTACTTACAGTATTTTCTGTGATAGGAGCCATTATCGCAGTGAAAATGAGACGAAAGAAGGATGTTTACATTTTTGCATGGATAATTATCATGTTATTATTAAGCAAAGCTTACTGGATTGGAATCAATGTGATATCAGCACGAGTTCTCATATATATGGTCATTCCTCTTTCAATACTTGGAGGATTTGGTGTGAGCCAAATTTACTACAGACTCAAAGATTATAATAGATTTTCATCAAAAAGATTTAGATCAGCATTTTTAATATGTGTTTTTTTATTGTCCACGTTATTTGGAGTTTTAAATGCCTCCGATCCAAATATGGGTTCATATTTTGCAAAAACAGTATTTGGGTCTGTGCAAATAGCACCTCCTACCTCCTCAGAAACAGATCTATCAAACTGGTTTAAAATAAATGGCGATAAAAATAAATCAATATCAATATCAAATCTTTATACTGGTGTTTTCATAGCTGCAGAAACAGGAATGCCAATTAATTATGGATTTGCAAATATTAATAATGAAACTCCCAAAGCATATTTTGAGAGTAATAATATAGGATACATTGTATATGATAAACGTTTAACACTTCCACCAGATTATAATACTTTAAATAGATACCAAGCCAATTCTGAAATGTTTCCATTGTATTATTACAATAAAATACTTTACCAAAATATTGATAAATTAAAACCAAACTTCACACAAGTAGTATACGAAAACAATGATTTTATTGTCTGTAAAATAGAAGATTAG
- a CDS encoding phosphatidylglycerophosphatase A, which produces MKTNICIDDIKIKKDKHTTVFYRDNGFQTIGNSTIGNGIGYVKSIVYHGMENREQPLPYTFGEVNDEEIFKEKNEYLNAIFEFNEVEKPIAAILSPIDKVNFEAVNTTNITALVNVYPGSKLFLSILLFVNYDLDSKTLVRILKSTIDSKSAALWDMGVINHFSFDPLDLEDNESIIIASTGSAEVVSPELVNELVKDVQINVRQAVKNALSHNGYPKDVLEYMKDVGVEVDDLVDAGMELVVGVEETPEISEKLRKQIYHSLEDLNVVSFIIAGIRLEEDYEKHRVLGVDVDDDPAYLYSDEVFGMSVANQIAGTKAIFNFKRYDEAKPGIISKLGPVLDDVFAGLVAGCMSKIFEV; this is translated from the coding sequence ATGAAAACAAATATTTGTATAGATGATATTAAGATTAAAAAAGATAAACATACCACGGTATTTTACAGAGATAATGGGTTTCAGACCATTGGAAATTCTACAATTGGAAATGGAATTGGATATGTGAAGTCAATTGTATATCATGGAATGGAAAATCGAGAACAACCTCTTCCCTATACTTTTGGTGAAGTTAATGATGAAGAAATTTTTAAAGAAAAAAATGAATATTTAAATGCAATTTTTGAGTTTAATGAAGTTGAAAAACCTATTGCTGCAATATTAAGCCCCATAGATAAGGTTAACTTTGAAGCTGTAAACACAACTAATATTACAGCACTTGTAAATGTGTATCCCGGAAGTAAATTGTTTTTAAGTATTCTATTATTTGTAAACTATGACCTTGATTCAAAAACTCTTGTAAGAATTTTAAAATCCACAATAGACTCTAAATCCGCAGCTTTATGGGATATGGGTGTTATAAATCATTTTTCATTTGATCCGCTTGATCTTGAGGATAATGAATCAATTATTATAGCATCTACTGGTTCTGCAGAAGTTGTATCTCCTGAATTAGTTAATGAACTGGTTAAAGATGTGCAAATAAATGTTAGACAAGCAGTTAAAAACGCTTTGAGTCATAATGGTTATCCAAAAGATGTTCTAGAATATATGAAGGATGTAGGTGTAGAGGTTGATGATCTTGTAGATGCAGGTATGGAACTGGTTGTAGGTGTTGAAGAAACACCAGAAATCAGTGAAAAACTTAGAAAACAAATTTATCATTCTCTAGAGGACCTTAACGTGGTATCATTCATAATTGCAGGTATCAGGCTTGAAGAAGACTATGAAAAACATAGGGTTCTTGGAGTTGATGTTGATGATGATCCTGCATATCTATATTCAGACGAGGTTTTTGGAATGTCGGTTGCAAATCAAATAGCTGGTACCAAAGCAATTTTCAACTTTAAAAGATATGATGAGGCCAAACCTGGAATTATTAGTAAATTAGGTCCTGTTCTTGATGATGTATTCGCAGGTCTTGTTGCGGGATGTATGTCGAAAATATTTGAAGTTTAA
- the oadA gene encoding sodium-extruding oxaloacetate decarboxylase subunit alpha yields MKKIKIIETAFRDAHQSLLATRMRTRDMLPIAEKMDNVGFFSLEAWGGATFDTCIRYLNEDPWERLVEIKDVVKKTPLQMLLRGQNLVGYKHYPDDVVRNFVEKSYENGIDVFRIFDALNDIRNMELSIKVAKEQGAHVQGTISYTTSPVHTLEKYVEFAKELEALGCDSVVIKDMAGLISPHDTYEIVTTLKEETDLLINLHCHCTSGMTPMSYYAACQAGVDLLDTAISPLSWGASQPPTESMVAALEGTPYSTELDLILLSEIKKYFEGIRKKYSSLIDPISEKVDTDVLLYQIPGGMLSNFVSQLKEQNALDRYEEVLEEVPKVRAELGYPPLVTPTSQIVGIQAVMNVLGGERYKNVSKEVKDYIKGYYGRPPAPVNSTVAKKIIGDAEIIDSRPADLLEPELEKFRSEGEKMGIIKKDEDILTYALYPAVAPKFLRGEVIEEPLEKPKEVESTSSGALPTEYNVEVDGELFDVKVVPTGYMEIESGGIKAPSGPVEGGVTSSMQGMILKLKVAQDDKVNEGDIVAVLEAMKMENDIHAPNSGVVRDIFIEEGDTVSTGETLMIIK; encoded by the coding sequence ATGAAAAAGATAAAGATCATTGAAACAGCATTTCGAGATGCACACCAATCTCTCCTTGCCACAAGGATGAGGACAAGGGATATGTTACCTATTGCCGAGAAAATGGACAATGTTGGATTTTTCTCATTGGAGGCATGGGGAGGTGCTACATTTGATACCTGTATAAGGTACCTAAACGAAGATCCCTGGGAACGCCTAGTAGAAATCAAAGATGTGGTAAAGAAAACTCCATTACAAATGTTACTGCGAGGACAGAACCTTGTGGGATATAAACACTACCCAGACGATGTCGTAAGAAATTTTGTTGAGAAATCATATGAAAATGGGATAGATGTTTTTAGAATATTTGATGCACTTAACGACATAAGGAATATGGAACTTTCCATTAAAGTAGCAAAAGAACAGGGCGCGCATGTTCAAGGAACTATAAGTTACACAACTAGCCCAGTACATACATTAGAGAAATATGTAGAATTTGCAAAGGAACTTGAAGCACTTGGATGCGATTCTGTTGTGATAAAGGATATGGCCGGACTTATATCTCCCCATGATACCTATGAAATTGTAACAACTTTAAAAGAAGAAACTGACCTGCTCATAAACTTACATTGTCATTGTACCAGCGGTATGACACCAATGAGTTATTATGCTGCTTGTCAAGCGGGAGTTGACCTCCTTGATACAGCTATATCACCCCTTTCATGGGGAGCATCACAACCTCCTACAGAGAGCATGGTTGCAGCACTTGAAGGTACGCCCTACTCAACAGAACTTGATTTAATACTTTTAAGTGAGATTAAAAAATATTTCGAAGGTATAAGAAAGAAATATAGTAGTCTTATAGATCCAATATCTGAGAAGGTAGACACAGATGTATTGCTCTATCAGATACCAGGAGGAATGCTTTCGAATTTTGTTTCTCAACTCAAAGAACAGAATGCACTTGATCGTTACGAAGAAGTACTTGAAGAAGTGCCTAAAGTACGTGCAGAACTAGGATATCCCCCATTAGTAACACCTACCAGCCAAATAGTAGGTATACAAGCTGTTATGAATGTACTCGGTGGTGAAAGATATAAAAATGTTTCAAAAGAGGTTAAAGATTATATAAAAGGATATTATGGACGACCTCCTGCACCAGTAAACAGTACCGTTGCAAAAAAAATAATAGGAGATGCCGAGATAATAGATTCTAGACCTGCAGATCTTTTAGAACCAGAACTAGAAAAGTTCCGATCCGAAGGCGAAAAAATGGGAATAATCAAAAAGGACGAAGACATTCTAACATATGCGCTTTATCCTGCAGTTGCACCCAAATTTCTAAGAGGTGAAGTAATAGAAGAACCCCTTGAAAAACCCAAAGAAGTTGAAAGTACCAGTTCTGGTGCGCTTCCAACAGAATATAATGTTGAGGTCGATGGCGAACTTTTCGATGTCAAAGTTGTTCCAACAGGATATATGGAAATTGAATCTGGTGGTATAAAAGCTCCAAGTGGTCCTGTTGAGGGTGGTGTTACATCTAGCATGCAGGGCATGATACTGAAGTTGAAGGTTGCACAGGATGATAAAGTGAATGAAGGCGACATAGTTGCTGTTTTAGAAGCCATGAAAATGGAAAATGATATACATGCCCCCAATTCAGGAGTTGTTCGGGATATATTTATTGAAGAAGGGGATACTGTTAGTACAGGTGAAACCCTGATGATTATTAAGTGA